A genomic region of Candidatus Omnitrophota bacterium contains the following coding sequences:
- a CDS encoding ABC transporter ATP-binding protein, translating to MSKTETILELRDIALKLGGKNILQNINASFESGIVHAVVGPNGAGKSTLASVLMGLPDFRHIEGDILFEGKSIKNLDTDKRAKLGITLGWQEPARFDGISIRDFLEASAKDKSRENLEKALDAVGLSPKNYLNRDCDKTLSGGERKRVEIASILVMEPKLTLLDEPDSGIDVEALDKMFEVMQMLKQNGSSVILITHSLQVLKQSERALLMCHGGIRDSGSSEKISSYFHDKCMPCDLKYVAEQGIPYDR from the coding sequence ATGAGCAAAACTGAAACCATTCTTGAGTTAAGGGACATTGCCTTAAAACTGGGCGGGAAGAATATACTGCAGAATATAAACGCCTCTTTTGAGTCCGGCATAGTGCATGCCGTGGTGGGGCCCAACGGCGCAGGAAAATCCACGCTCGCGTCCGTCCTCATGGGCCTGCCGGATTTCAGGCACATAGAGGGAGACATCCTCTTCGAGGGGAAATCCATAAAAAATCTGGACACGGACAAAAGGGCGAAGCTTGGAATAACACTGGGCTGGCAGGAACCGGCGCGTTTCGACGGCATCAGCATAAGAGATTTTCTCGAAGCATCCGCCAAAGACAAATCCAGGGAAAATCTGGAAAAGGCGCTGGACGCCGTGGGACTCAGCCCGAAAAATTATCTGAACCGCGACTGCGACAAGACTTTGAGCGGCGGGGAGAGAAAAAGAGTGGAGATAGCCTCCATTCTCGTTATGGAGCCGAAACTCACTCTTCTGGACGAGCCGGATTCGGGGATTGATGTGGAAGCGCTGGATAAAATGTTCGAAGTCATGCAGATGCTCAAACAAAACGGCAGCAGCGTCATCCTCATAACTCACAGCCTGCAGGTGCTGAAACAGTCTGAAAGAGCCCTGCTCATGTGCCACGGCGGTATAAGAGATTCGGGTTCGTCTGAAAAAATAAGCTCCTATTTCCATGACAAATGCATGCCCTGCGATCTCAAATACGTGGCGGAACAGGGGATACCCTATGACAGATAA
- a CDS encoding dTDP-4-dehydrorhamnose 3,5-epimerase, with product MDFNKGAIEGVVIKEIQGFQDNRGNLMETYRTDTLPAGIQPVMSYVSYTHPGIGRGPHEHIEQTDVFSFIGPGEFEVHLWDNRNNSRTFRNKMVLTAGESRPLTLIVPPGVVHGYRNVSKKDGMVLNFPDRLFAGEGKKEKIDEIRHEDKGDEFYQDFIKELPRKHGSSER from the coding sequence ATGGATTTTAATAAAGGTGCGATCGAAGGTGTTGTGATAAAAGAAATCCAGGGCTTTCAGGATAACAGAGGTAACCTTATGGAGACTTATAGAACAGACACTCTCCCCGCGGGGATTCAACCTGTGATGTCGTATGTTTCATATACGCATCCGGGGATAGGCCGCGGCCCTCATGAGCATATTGAACAGACGGATGTTTTCAGTTTCATAGGTCCCGGCGAATTTGAAGTGCATCTGTGGGATAATAGGAACAATAGCCGGACATTCAGGAATAAGATGGTTTTAACAGCCGGTGAATCGCGTCCCCTGACGCTTATAGTCCCCCCCGGAGTGGTACACGGGTATAGAAATGTTTCCAAAAAAGACGGTATGGTTCTTAATTTTCCGGACCGCCTTTTTGCCGGTGAAGGTAAGAAAGAAAAGATAGATGAAATAAGGCATGAAGATAAAGGAGATGAATTTTATCAGGATTTTATAAAAGAACTACCACGGAAACACGGATCAAGTGAAAGATAA
- a CDS encoding glycosyltransferase family 4 protein — translation MRICMLIPRFYPVMGGTENQCRLLSKQLFKMGHGVFVLTQREKNTAACETLDGVDVYRLPGFALPGIFSFGFFFSALFFLISNRVKYDLIHVHLATSAALAAVLSAAILGKGCVVKFAGAGRTGDIGTSRGKPWGRLKLYILKKSRALFTAPSDEVASELLGAGFNKESVVKISNGVECSYYSPLPQDEREALRKEMRWVGKKVFLFAGRLEEPKDIAFFLEAWAASSDERGLFVIAGEGSQEKALRALAEKKKIKNIVFAGKRNDILRFYRAADYFVLPSRAEGLSNALLEAMSCGLTVIASGIPANREVIEDGEDGFLFSFTDPGGLMDLIKEGLAGRDVTAGTAARSKIVRGYSIGSVAEKYINRVYASIANSKYLPAGRQGD, via the coding sequence ATGAGGATCTGCATGCTTATACCGCGATTTTATCCTGTGATGGGAGGAACGGAAAATCAGTGCCGCCTTCTTTCAAAACAGCTCTTTAAAATGGGTCACGGCGTCTTTGTGCTGACACAGCGAGAGAAAAACACCGCCGCCTGTGAGACGCTTGACGGGGTGGATGTTTACAGGCTTCCGGGTTTTGCCCTTCCGGGGATATTCTCGTTCGGCTTTTTTTTCAGCGCTCTTTTCTTTCTGATTTCAAATAGGGTTAAATACGATTTAATACACGTTCATCTGGCGACATCCGCCGCTCTTGCGGCTGTTCTGAGTGCCGCGATCCTCGGGAAGGGCTGTGTGGTCAAATTCGCGGGCGCAGGCAGGACGGGGGATATCGGCACTTCGCGCGGAAAACCATGGGGCCGGCTGAAACTCTATATTCTGAAGAAATCCCGCGCGCTTTTCACGGCGCCTTCCGATGAGGTCGCCTCGGAGCTTCTGGGGGCCGGATTTAATAAGGAATCCGTTGTAAAAATCTCAAACGGCGTGGAGTGTTCTTATTATTCGCCGCTTCCGCAGGATGAGAGGGAAGCGCTCAGAAAAGAAATGCGGTGGGTCGGAAAAAAAGTGTTTCTTTTCGCCGGACGCCTTGAAGAACCGAAAGACATAGCTTTTTTTCTAGAGGCATGGGCGGCATCTTCGGATGAGCGCGGGCTTTTTGTAATTGCCGGAGAAGGCTCTCAGGAAAAGGCGCTCAGGGCGCTTGCGGAAAAAAAGAAAATAAAAAATATTGTCTTCGCCGGCAAAAGAAACGACATCCTCCGCTTTTACAGAGCCGCGGATTATTTCGTCCTTCCAAGCCGCGCCGAGGGGCTTTCAAACGCTCTTCTCGAGGCTATGTCATGCGGCCTGACGGTTATAGCCAGCGGTATCCCCGCCAACAGGGAAGTTATAGAAGACGGAGAGGATGGATTCTTGTTTTCATTCACTGATCCTGGCGGCCTGATGGATTTAATAAAAGAAGGCTTGGCCGGCCGCGATGTTACGGCGGGCACAGCCGCAAGAAGTAAAATAGTCCGGGGCTATTCAATCGGTAGCGTGGCCGAAAAATATATTAATCGGGTGTACGCCAGTATAGCTAATAGTAAATACCTGCCTGCCGGCAGGCAGGGCGATTAA